In Pongo abelii isolate AG06213 chromosome 5, NHGRI_mPonAbe1-v2.0_pri, whole genome shotgun sequence, the DNA window CTACTCTGATTTAAGCTGGGTCTCCAGGAGCCTGGACAGGGGGTGGGGGTCTGTGTCCCACAATGGCCTTGGGAGGCTTTTTGCTGCCCTGGAGGGCATCTGGGCTTCTCTCCGCCTCACCCTCCACCCTGCAGCTGGAGGCCCAGCTCTCCCACCTCAGGAGCACACATCAGGAGGCTGCCTCAGAGAACCAGCAGCTGCAGGAGGCCAAGCGTGACCTGGCTGGGCGGCTGGAGGAGGTGCGGGGGCAGCTGCAGGTGACCAGGGGGCGCCTGGACGCCGCCAGGGGCCGGGTGTCCTGGCAGGtggaggagaaactgaggcaagtgGCTGCTATCCCTGGACTGGGGTGGACTCTAAGGGCCTCCTGGAACCAGTGGGGAACTCTGAGTTCTCTAAGGATCTAGCTAGCACACAGTGCACACACAGCCTCCTTCCTTAAACCCCAACCTCTGCCAAGCTGGAACTATCACGcccatttctcagatgaggaaactggggcacaAAAAAGGGAAACACCTGTGCCCAAGACCACATGGCTAGAATTAAAACATGCACGTGTGTGCgtgtacatgtacacacacacacacaaacacacacacgtccTAGTGCAGTGCTAGATCCCTAGCAGGCACTCAGTCTACTTGTTATAGCTCAGAGAAGTGGGATGGGCCAGAAtgatcaaggaaggcttcctggaggaggtgaggctTCATGTGGGTCTAGAGGATGGACAGGAttggatgaggaggaggaatggGGAGCACAGGCCAGGTgagaaggattgcctgagcaaGGACCGGGAGGAGACCTGGCCATGGGGAGAGCAAGGGATGGTGAGGGCTGCAGGTGGGATGGGTGTGACACTACCTACCTGCCCCTCCCCAATCTTTGCTTCCCTGcttcctttccagttttcctGGAGCGGATGAGAAGACCCCAGACCCTCAGGCTGCCTCCCCTGAGGAGGCCCCCCTGCCTGGGCTATTTGGGGACAACGATGACTGGGACCAGCTCCTGAGCAACTTTGGCAGCCCTCCGCATGGAGCCCTGCAGCTCTGCTGGAGCCCGCCCCCGACCCCAAGAGCCACCTCAGGCCCCCAGACACCCCGTGTGGTCAGGCAGATCTCCATCTCGGAGCCACAGTCTTTTCTATTTGGTCAGGAGCCATCTTCAGATCCAGATGGGGCTCCAAGGACCCCACCTGGGGTGACTTTCAGTGCCAAGGACAGTAAAGGAGTGGACCCAGATGAGCAGGACATTAGAGCAGAGCAGCCTGCTGAACCGCACAACCCGGACCCCAGCCAGGAGCCGGGGTCCACACCCGAGGGCCGCCTCCTCTGGGGTCTCTCAGGAAGCCTGGTGGCACCTGTATTCAAAGTGCTCATTCCTTTGGAGGATGGGCCCCCTCCCCCTGCGAACTctccccctccccaggccccagcTGGGTCCAGCAAACAGATCCAGGCCTCAGACCCAGATGACAAGGGCCCTGGGTCTTGGGCTCCTCCCAGCGGGTCTCAGCCTGGGGCTGGAACAGGACTCCAGGAACTCACACAAACCCCTCCCACCGTGACTGAGTGGGAAACCCAGCCCGGACCCTTACCCACAACTGCCCTCACAGGAGTGGGCGCAGCCAAGCCGCCCAGGCAGAGAGATGCCCTCCAGCAGGACCTGCATGccactggctctgagccaagACCGGGGACCCAGAGGGCCAGAGCCCTCACCCTGGGGCCAGCTGAGCCCTTCCAGGGCCTGGAATTTGTGGGTCCGGTGCCCACAGAGAGCCTGGAGcagggccaggcaggcccagTGGTGCAGGAGGGCCTTCCTGAGGGGCTAAGAGAAGCTCATGGCCAGGTCCTTGCGCTGGGTGAGCTGCCTGCCCTCCCCCACCAGGGGCTGGAAGAGGAACCCAGGTCTGAGGAAGGAAAACAggagggccgaggtgggcaggacCTCAGTTCAGAGCAGTCAGAGCAGTCGGTTGAGGCTCACAGCCTAGAAACTGCACATTCGGAACTCCCCCAGCAAGATTCTCTGCTTGTTTCTCTCCCATCTGCCACACCACAGGCTCAGGTGGAAGCAGAAGCCCCCACTCCTGGAAAATCGGCACCTCCAAGGGGCTTTCCTCCCGGGGGGGCTCAGCCTGGGGCTGGAGCAGGACCCCAGGAACCCACACAAACCCCTCCCACCATGGCTGAGCAGGAAGCCCAACCCAGGCCATCCCTCATGACTGCTCACGCAGAAGAACAAGGCCCCCCTCACTACAGGGAACCAAGGGCAGAGAGCAGGCTTGAAGATCCAGGAATGGACTCCAGGGAAGCTGGGCTGACCCCATCCCCGGGAGACCCCATGGCTGGAGGGGGACCCCAGGCCAACCCTGATTACCTCTTCCATGTCATCTTTCTGGGAGACTCCAACGTGGGCAAAACATCCTTCCTGCACCTGCTGCACCAGAATTCCTTCGCCACCGGATTGACAGCTACCGTGGGTAAGGGCACTGGGGAGGGCGGCAGGGAGCGAGGAGAGACGCAGGGGCCAGGGCCAATGAGTGGGAGCGGGCCCAGACCAAGACCTCCCTGAGGAAGCTGCAGTTTCTGCCCTGGCCACGGGCCCTGCATTAGACATTGTTTTATATGGGCATAACCTTACTATTTCACTAATCGTCTCTAATTACAGGTAATttgctttttctgcattgatCTGATTAGCTTATAATGTGCCACATCAACAATGCACCCTGCAATTTAGGTGCCTGTGAGAGTTGATGGTGAAAACAAGCAAGTCTCCACTCATGTGGCCCGTGGGCAGGCCAGAGCAGGGTCTGTGCTGGTTAGATTTGCTCATGACTAGCTCCAGGCTGGGCAGCCATGGTCTGGCAAGAAGTCACCTTGGGCAAGTTGGATATTTTACACAGAATGTATTTGTAGAGTGTGGTAAATTAGGAACCCAGGTGACTGAGTTCAAATCTTAGCCCTGCCACTTATTGGGGTCTGAATTTGGACAAATGACTTAACCCTTTTGAACCCCCAAATCCTCATCTGCATAATGGGGACAACAGTAGTGCTGCTTTCCTAGAGTGGTTGAGGACTAGTTGAGTTAATATGTCAAGATCTTAGAATAATAACTGACATGTAGTGAGTACTCAGTAAGTATTAGTTATTatggttgttattattattataagtaaATATTTGATCATGTCTAACTCAGTGGCTCCTGCAAGAAATGGCTGAAAGCAGAGAGTCTTCCCTCCCTAAAAGTATCAGGATATGCGGCCACTGAACCCTGCACAGAGCTACAGAAAAGCAAacccggccgggcgtggtggctcacgcctgtaatcccaacactttggaaggctgaggcgggcggatcacaaggtcaggagatcgagaccgtcctggctaacgtggtgaaaccccgtctctactaaaaatacaaaaaattagccgggcatagtggcaggtgcctgtagtccgagctactcgggaggctgaggcaggagaatggcatgaacccgggaggcagagcttgcagtaagctaagatcgcaccactgcactccagcctgggcgacagagcaagattccgtctccaaaaaaaaaaagcaaacccgAGGGAACGGAGGGGAGACCCACCTAGGGACAAAGAAGTCACGCCTGTCTTTGTATTAGACCAAGGCGCATGCCAACTGGGGATCAGTGCCAGACCAGTCGGTAAATGACAGCCCCCCACAAGAGAGGCCTGGGGCaggttctcaaacttttcttGCCCAAGAAGCCTCACCTGGGAGCTAGTTAGAAATGCAGTTCCCTCGGGAAGAGGAAACCTATAGCAGGCTGGCCTGATGTTGAGTGGGGTCACAGGTTCTACAACActaccattattttattttatttatt includes these proteins:
- the RAB44 gene encoding ras-related protein Rab-44; protein product: METGQRTSRKVRKLGSSRRRQTREPADGEDAAVAPEPESWSSQAAAELQAFFQDCGAKERGFVTREDLAVAKFSFLGSKEESEMIFDWVDVERKGHLSLEEFSSGLKNIFGSSQSPHRLRRRKPLPSKRVSATTSFPALEEADAEEKEAFLAFMEQLGTGHLLPKQTEIWQLWGQLRQEEPQLAGNLAGFLAKMTSRLQEAQADKEALELTLRKRDSDHHREVQQLYEEMEQQIRQEKQQLQAESDSRGLALTSQMQDVLEAKEREVQRLAEGQRELEAQLSHLRSTHQEAASENQQLQEAKRDLAGRLEEVRGQLQVTRGRLDAARGRVSWQVEEKLSFPGADEKTPDPQAASPEEAPLPGLFGDNDDWDQLLSNFGSPPHGALQLCWSPPPTPRATSGPQTPRVVRQISISEPQSFLFGQEPSSDPDGAPRTPPGVTFSAKDSKGVDPDEQDIRAEQPAEPHNPDPSQEPGSTPEGRLLWGLSGSLVAPVFKVLIPLEDGPPPPANSPPPQAPAGSSKQIQASDPDDKGPGSWAPPSGSQPGAGTGLQELTQTPPTVTEWETQPGPLPTTALTGVGAAKPPRQRDALQQDLHATGSEPRPGTQRARALTLGPAEPFQGLEFVGPVPTESLEQGQAGPVVQEGLPEGLREAHGQVLALGELPALPHQGLEEEPRSEEGKQEGRGGQDLSSEQSEQSVEAHSLETAHSELPQQDSLLVSLPSATPQAQVEAEAPTPGKSAPPRGFPPGGAQPGAGAGPQEPTQTPPTMAEQEAQPRPSLMTAHAEEQGPPHYREPRAESRLEDPGMDSREAGLTPSPGDPMAGGGPQANPDYLFHVIFLGDSNVGKTSFLHLLHQNSFATGLTATVGVDFRVKTLLVDNKCFVLQLWDTAGQERYHSMTRQLLRKADGVVLMYDITSQESFAHVRYWLDCLQDAGSDGVVILLLGNKMDCEEERQVSVEAGQQLAQELGVYFGECSAALGYNILEPVVNLARSLRMQEEGLKDLLVEVAPKRPPKRFGCCS